One genomic segment of Chryseobacterium phocaeense includes these proteins:
- a CDS encoding PepSY-associated TM helix domain-containing protein: MKKKHPHKKKISGTKKWSAKLHLWFGLSVGIIVFIVALTGTMYVFKDEIQSVLRKEAMYVKETKTSAIPLSILKEKVSLEINEKYPINAVEIPLDKNKSYRFSYYEKSKKGWNYFQEVKINKLVYVDQYSGKVLAVYNEKYDLFPILKSIHWSLLLKSDWGAYVIGIPTVLFIIMLITGIILWWPKNKKARKGRFWFSWENVKTWKRKNYDLHNVLGFYASFLALLISISGIYFAYPYVKNTFNLALSGSLEIPKEKEIKSPDSLMVKNASVFDITAQETRKLYPHSSSFRIPLNGKNKKGKELKNIPVTIYGQEGRYSERNTLIFDKYSGKLLAEKPHQKLSNAEKYANANYDVHTGSYFGLFGKILWFITGLICTSLPVTGFLVWWGKQKKQGKKI, from the coding sequence ATGAAGAAAAAGCATCCCCATAAAAAGAAAATTTCCGGGACAAAGAAATGGTCTGCCAAACTGCATTTGTGGTTTGGTTTGTCCGTTGGTATCATTGTTTTCATTGTAGCCCTTACCGGAACGATGTATGTGTTCAAGGATGAAATACAGAGTGTTCTGAGGAAAGAAGCTATGTATGTAAAAGAAACAAAAACATCAGCAATTCCACTAAGCATTCTTAAGGAAAAAGTAAGTCTGGAGATTAATGAAAAGTACCCGATCAATGCGGTGGAAATTCCTTTGGATAAAAACAAATCTTACCGCTTTTCTTACTACGAAAAAAGCAAAAAAGGCTGGAACTATTTTCAGGAAGTCAAAATCAATAAACTGGTCTATGTAGATCAGTACAGCGGAAAAGTTTTGGCCGTTTACAATGAAAAATATGACCTGTTTCCTATTTTAAAATCCATCCACTGGAGCTTATTATTAAAATCAGATTGGGGAGCATATGTGATAGGAATTCCTACCGTTCTGTTCATCATTATGCTGATCACCGGAATTATTCTGTGGTGGCCGAAGAACAAAAAAGCAAGGAAAGGCCGCTTCTGGTTCAGCTGGGAAAATGTAAAGACCTGGAAACGGAAAAACTACGATCTTCACAATGTTTTAGGATTTTATGCTTCATTTTTGGCCCTGCTGATCAGCATTTCAGGAATCTATTTTGCGTATCCGTATGTAAAAAACACCTTCAACCTGGCATTATCCGGATCCTTGGAGATCCCGAAAGAAAAAGAAATCAAATCTCCGGACTCCTTGATGGTAAAAAATGCTTCTGTTTTTGACATTACGGCTCAGGAAACCAGAAAACTGTATCCACATTCTTCCAGCTTCAGGATTCCCTTAAACGGAAAAAACAAAAAAGGAAAGGAATTAAAAAATATCCCGGTTACCATCTACGGACAGGAAGGCAGATACAGCGAAAGAAACACGCTGATCTTCGATAAATATTCCGGGAAACTACTGGCAGAAAAACCTCATCAGAAGCTGAGCAATGCCGAAAAATATGCCAATGCTAACTACGATGTCCACACAGGCTCTTATTTTGGGCTGTTTGGAAAAATTTTATGGTTCATCACCGGACTCATCTGTACTTCACTTCCTGTGACAGGATTTCTGGTATGGTGGGGAAAACAAAAAAAACAAGGAAAGAAAATATAA
- a CDS encoding TonB-dependent receptor, giving the protein MKKALLSVACLGSATIFAQVKDSLQTNNVDEVVMTASRKKESIKEIPSSVTIVAEKQIQSQLTVNSDITSILQYTVPSLGTNSGQTSNTGQTLRGRQVLVLIDGIPQSTPLRNGARDIRSIDPSVIERIEVIKGASSIYGNGADGGIINYITRRSKSDKKISGISQVGFTGQPYGGTFGVRASQLLTGKINKFDYVFSLAYERTGYMKDADGVYLTPTYSTAKMDNYNGMLKVGYNINNDQRIEASYIGYSSRSDLNLGLKTGKYGITPTIGEGVGKNLETTPQGTPRNHNFRINYDNQNLFWGTTSLNFNAYMQDFRTVYGYSDTFFGGGQSNVISKKYGARFNFDTKLWNAANSQGEVMYGMDILNDQTVQKLEDGRYWTPDMNMTNLAPFVLVKIDLLKKLTIKGGLRYENMNVKVGDFNTLSSIKSDGTFTTSIFVTGGELKYNALVANLGVRYNVEPFLNLFGSFSQSYSINELGRILRTSTQGTIQNLETKPIIVNNYEFGATGQISKWINYEVTSYVSTSKLGASFVQSPDRALMIQRSPEIVYGVEGFLHFTPTKWINFGGSYSWMEGITSIKDDGDYSAKINNSRISAPKVLAYIQARPIPALSLGLDMLHAFQQDRFQPNAKTGLFVYGEGYVPDYTVFNFKSSYEINKNWKVSLGVENIFNRMNQPAIAWWSARDSEFVNSPGARGTLMLEYKF; this is encoded by the coding sequence ATGAAAAAAGCGCTATTATCAGTCGCATGCTTGGGATCAGCAACGATTTTTGCACAGGTGAAAGACAGCCTGCAGACCAACAACGTAGATGAAGTTGTGATGACAGCTTCCAGGAAAAAAGAAAGCATCAAAGAAATACCAAGCTCAGTAACCATTGTTGCAGAAAAGCAGATCCAATCTCAACTGACTGTTAATTCAGATATTACCAGCATACTTCAGTATACGGTTCCCAGTTTAGGAACCAATTCCGGGCAGACCTCAAACACGGGACAAACCCTGAGAGGAAGACAGGTTCTGGTCCTTATTGACGGAATTCCACAATCTACTCCATTAAGAAATGGGGCAAGAGACATCAGAAGCATTGATCCTTCGGTGATTGAAAGAATTGAAGTGATCAAAGGGGCATCATCCATCTACGGAAACGGTGCCGATGGGGGAATTATCAATTACATCACCAGAAGAAGCAAGTCCGACAAGAAAATTTCCGGCATTTCTCAGGTTGGTTTTACAGGACAGCCTTATGGAGGAACCTTTGGTGTAAGAGCCAGCCAGCTCCTAACCGGAAAAATAAACAAATTTGATTATGTATTCTCTCTGGCCTATGAAAGAACGGGCTATATGAAAGATGCAGACGGAGTATATCTTACGCCAACGTACAGCACCGCCAAGATGGACAACTACAACGGAATGCTGAAAGTAGGCTACAACATCAATAACGACCAGAGAATTGAAGCCTCTTACATCGGGTATTCATCAAGATCTGACCTCAACTTAGGGTTGAAAACCGGTAAATACGGCATCACCCCAACGATTGGTGAAGGCGTAGGAAAAAACCTTGAAACCACTCCACAGGGAACTCCAAGAAACCATAATTTCCGCATCAATTATGATAACCAGAATCTTTTCTGGGGAACCACCTCATTGAATTTCAATGCTTATATGCAGGATTTCAGAACGGTGTACGGATATAGCGATACCTTTTTCGGAGGAGGACAGTCCAACGTAATTTCCAAAAAATATGGTGCCCGTTTCAACTTTGATACCAAGCTTTGGAATGCCGCCAACTCGCAAGGAGAAGTTATGTACGGAATGGATATTCTGAATGACCAGACCGTGCAGAAGCTGGAAGACGGCCGTTACTGGACGCCAGACATGAATATGACCAATCTTGCCCCTTTTGTTTTGGTGAAAATTGATTTACTGAAAAAGTTAACCATCAAAGGAGGTCTCCGTTATGAGAATATGAACGTAAAAGTAGGAGATTTCAACACCCTTTCTTCCATTAAAAGTGACGGAACCTTCACCACCAGTATTTTCGTGACCGGCGGTGAACTAAAATACAATGCATTGGTAGCGAATTTAGGGGTTCGATATAATGTTGAACCTTTCCTTAACCTGTTCGGAAGCTTCTCCCAGTCCTACTCCATCAATGAACTGGGGAGAATCCTGAGAACCTCCACACAGGGAACCATCCAGAATCTGGAAACAAAACCAATCATCGTAAACAACTACGAGTTCGGGGCCACAGGACAGATTTCAAAGTGGATCAACTATGAAGTCACTTCATATGTAAGTACATCAAAACTAGGTGCTTCATTTGTACAGAGCCCGGACAGGGCACTAATGATCCAGAGATCTCCGGAAATTGTATACGGTGTGGAAGGATTCCTGCATTTTACTCCAACAAAATGGATTAATTTTGGAGGAAGCTACAGCTGGATGGAAGGGATCACTTCTATAAAAGATGATGGAGATTATTCCGCAAAAATTAATAACAGCAGGATTTCTGCCCCGAAAGTACTTGCTTACATTCAGGCAAGACCAATTCCGGCTTTATCCCTAGGACTTGATATGCTTCACGCTTTCCAGCAGGACAGATTCCAGCCCAATGCCAAAACAGGATTGTTCGTATACGGAGAAGGTTATGTTCCGGATTACACCGTTTTCAATTTCAAATCAAGCTACGAAATCAATAAAAACTGGAAAGTATCATTGGGGGTTGAAAACATATTCAACAGAATGAACCAGCCGGCCATTGCATGGTGGTCTGCCCGTGACAGTGAATTCGTGAATTCACCGGGAGCGAGAGGTACTCTGATGCTTGAATATAAATTTTAA
- the msrA gene encoding peptide-methionine (S)-S-oxide reductase MsrA: protein MDNNTLEQVTFGGGCFWCVESCFNMLKGVQSAVSGYSGGHKDNPTYEEVCTGETGHAEVVQITFDPQIISYAQLMDVFFFLHDPTQLNRQGNDIGTQYRSVIYYKDEAEKQKAEEALKKSEASGKWPGKYVTELTQFEKFWPAEQHHQGYYNENPTQPYCSAVVGPKIQKFKKHFGELGMLNEA, encoded by the coding sequence ATGGATAATAATACTTTAGAACAGGTCACATTTGGCGGCGGATGTTTCTGGTGCGTGGAAAGCTGTTTCAATATGCTTAAAGGTGTACAGTCTGCCGTTTCAGGATATTCCGGCGGACACAAAGATAATCCCACTTACGAGGAAGTATGTACAGGAGAAACCGGGCATGCAGAAGTGGTACAGATCACATTTGATCCTCAGATCATTTCTTATGCCCAGCTGATGGATGTTTTTTTCTTCCTTCACGACCCTACCCAGCTTAACAGACAGGGGAACGATATCGGAACGCAATACCGTTCTGTTATTTATTACAAAGATGAAGCGGAAAAACAAAAGGCAGAAGAAGCCCTTAAAAAATCTGAAGCCTCAGGAAAATGGCCCGGAAAATATGTGACGGAACTCACCCAATTTGAGAAGTTCTGGCCTGCAGAACAGCACCATCAGGGCTATTATAATGAAAATCCTACTCAGCCTTACTGTAGTGCGGTAGTAGGCCCAAAGATCCAGAAGTTTAAAAAACATTTTGGGGAACTGGGAATGCTGAATGAAGCATAA
- a CDS encoding TM2 domain-containing protein, with translation MAVFAIPNPKKTLNVDISLDRVKESVKNITLLSPKYKFHSSNEIFNQYTYESYEFLSLGVYIDINLNSISENKTEITVEIRRKVGTFNESHEVTHANQHIVNIVNSIAQLTAMSTDEIIKLKSRQSQNVPALIKSRKEKNTAAILSLFLGGLGIHRFYLGQTLMGMFYLIFCWTLVPAFIAFIDFFVFVFMAQNKFDLKYNV, from the coding sequence ATGGCTGTATTTGCAATCCCAAATCCAAAGAAAACATTGAATGTTGACATATCACTTGATAGAGTGAAAGAAAGTGTAAAAAATATTACTTTATTAAGTCCAAAATATAAGTTCCACAGTTCAAATGAAATTTTCAACCAATATACTTATGAATCATATGAATTTCTGAGCTTAGGTGTTTATATTGATATCAACCTGAATTCCATATCGGAGAACAAAACGGAAATCACCGTGGAAATCAGGAGAAAAGTAGGAACGTTCAATGAATCTCATGAAGTTACACACGCGAATCAGCATATTGTCAATATCGTCAATTCTATTGCACAATTAACGGCAATGTCAACAGATGAAATAATCAAACTAAAATCCAGACAGTCTCAAAACGTTCCTGCCTTAATAAAAAGCCGAAAAGAAAAAAATACCGCAGCAATACTTTCTTTATTCCTTGGAGGCTTAGGAATACATAGGTTTTATTTGGGGCAGACTCTTATGGGGATGTTTTATCTTATTTTCTGTTGGACTCTTGTTCCTGCTTTTATTGCGTTCATAGATTTCTTTGTCTTCGTTTTTATGGCTCAAAATAAGTTTGACTTAAAATATAATGTATAA
- a CDS encoding response regulator, which yields MFKKILIAEDFESYNSSVQKVLEELKIENVDNVHYCDDALMKIKKSIRESDPYDLLITDLSFDTDYREQKLTNGRDLIEAIKNEGAFIKTIVFSIENRPEIVDNLFKKQNINGFVSKGREDMKELKRAIKAIYNHEKYISSNVKDSIKNKNSYDFTKFDKILITLLSKGMLQKNIPDYLKENNIKPASLSSVEKCLNNMKESLGLSNNEQLIALCKDWGII from the coding sequence ATGTTTAAAAAAATACTGATAGCCGAAGATTTCGAGAGTTACAACTCTTCTGTCCAAAAAGTACTAGAAGAATTAAAAATTGAAAATGTAGATAATGTGCATTATTGTGATGATGCATTAATGAAAATAAAAAAAAGCATCCGGGAGAGCGACCCTTATGATTTACTGATTACAGACCTTTCATTTGACACCGATTACAGAGAGCAGAAGTTAACCAATGGGAGAGACCTGATAGAAGCCATTAAAAATGAAGGCGCCTTCATTAAAACAATCGTATTCTCTATAGAAAACAGACCCGAAATCGTAGATAATCTTTTTAAAAAACAAAATATCAACGGTTTTGTATCTAAAGGAAGAGAAGACATGAAGGAATTGAAACGGGCAATTAAAGCGATCTACAATCATGAGAAATACATTTCCTCTAATGTTAAGGATTCTATAAAGAATAAAAATTCATATGATTTTACAAAATTTGATAAAATCCTTATTACTCTGCTTTCCAAAGGAATGCTTCAGAAAAATATTCCTGATTACTTAAAAGAAAATAACATCAAACCCGCGAGCCTTAGCAGTGTAGAGAAATGCCTGAACAATATGAAAGAATCTTTAGGTCTAAGTAATAATGAGCAGCTGATTGCTCTCTGTAAAGATTGGGGAATTATTTAA
- a CDS encoding PepSY-associated TM helix domain-containing protein, translated as MKKKHHHKKKPGFFKKWSAKLHLWFGLGIGFLIFIISITGALYVFKDEIENITRKDVIYHNEQHIEQKKVLPIRMLEKSVAEQVKEKYPIHWVNVPIDKKMSYVFYWYEHNTKAWNYFDELPVYKAAYVNPYTGKVLRTYDERMGFFNIVKMIHWSFLLKQDWGPYVVGIPVIIFVIMLITGIVLWWPKNKAARKQRFSFKWKNIKSWKRKNYDLHNVLGFYASIFALIFSITGLFYAYFVVQAFIYVIFSGGETKYPDFSHIKTKAPIELRNEGTLDKVINTVQQKYPDAFGFSIDLGHEHMDDHEHPNFEVYVKHLSYSYHKSSSLIFDENSGELLHTHDPKDKNFGEKTVNANYDIHVGAILGLPTKIIAFIVSLICASLPVTGFLVWWGRRKKKPARAA; from the coding sequence ATGAAGAAAAAACATCATCATAAAAAAAAACCGGGTTTCTTTAAAAAATGGTCTGCCAAACTGCATTTGTGGTTTGGTCTGGGGATTGGATTTCTGATCTTCATTATTTCCATTACGGGAGCACTGTATGTTTTTAAGGACGAAATAGAAAACATCACCAGGAAAGATGTGATCTACCATAATGAGCAGCATATAGAGCAGAAAAAGGTTCTTCCCATCCGCATGCTGGAGAAATCCGTTGCGGAACAGGTAAAGGAAAAGTATCCTATCCACTGGGTGAATGTTCCCATTGACAAAAAAATGTCCTATGTATTTTACTGGTATGAGCATAACACCAAAGCCTGGAATTATTTTGATGAGCTTCCGGTCTATAAAGCGGCTTATGTAAATCCCTACACAGGAAAAGTACTCAGGACCTATGATGAAAGAATGGGATTCTTCAATATTGTAAAAATGATCCACTGGAGCTTTTTGCTGAAGCAGGACTGGGGCCCGTATGTAGTAGGAATTCCCGTAATTATCTTTGTGATCATGCTGATTACAGGAATTGTGCTTTGGTGGCCTAAAAACAAAGCTGCAAGAAAACAGCGTTTTTCATTCAAATGGAAAAATATCAAAAGCTGGAAGAGAAAGAACTATGACCTTCATAATGTACTGGGCTTTTATGCGTCTATCTTTGCTCTGATCTTTTCCATTACCGGATTGTTCTATGCGTATTTCGTGGTCCAGGCATTCATTTATGTGATATTCTCGGGTGGGGAAACAAAATACCCGGATTTCTCCCACATCAAAACAAAAGCCCCGATAGAACTTCGAAATGAAGGAACGCTGGATAAAGTCATTAATACCGTACAACAAAAGTATCCGGATGCCTTCGGATTTTCCATTGACCTTGGACACGAGCATATGGATGACCATGAGCACCCGAATTTCGAAGTATATGTAAAACACCTTTCCTACTCTTATCATAAGAGCAGCAGCCTGATCTTTGATGAGAATTCCGGGGAGCTTCTTCATACCCATGATCCGAAGGATAAAAACTTCGGTGAAAAAACAGTGAATGCCAACTATGATATCCACGTGGGAGCCATCTTAGGACTCCCTACCAAGATCATTGCATTCATTGTCAGCCTGATCTGTGCATCATTGCCTGTCACAGGTTTTCTGGTATGGTGGGGAAGAAGAAAAAAGAAACCGGCCAGGGCCGCTTAA
- a CDS encoding type I restriction endonuclease has product MDLKIKLEQLHQKVVGLKDQINTEEATKNAFVLPFIQILGYDIFNPTEVIPEHICDIGTKKGEKVDYVIRKNDDPILIIECKHWKESADAHNSQLHRYYHVSKSRFGILTNGIVYNFYTDLEKPNIMDEKPFFTINIEDLKDSSIKILESFTKNDYNLESILDSAEALKYIRAIRKEFEKEIENPSDEIVKLLVSRFFDKSLTASRMISFKEYTKKALTTSINESISFRLKSALSINEQIEKQDEPVKTTPVDHNNESGIVTTEEELEAFQIAKAILREKVPSNRIAYRDTLSYFGVLLDDNNRKPLCRFHFNTANKYIEMFHNGKDAGEKMLLTSLDEIYSFKDQLLKTLENY; this is encoded by the coding sequence ATGGATCTCAAAATTAAACTAGAGCAATTGCATCAGAAAGTCGTCGGTCTAAAAGATCAGATTAACACTGAAGAAGCCACAAAAAATGCTTTCGTACTTCCTTTTATACAAATTCTGGGCTACGATATTTTTAACCCAACAGAAGTTATTCCTGAGCATATTTGTGATATTGGTACTAAGAAAGGAGAAAAAGTAGATTATGTAATCCGGAAAAATGATGATCCCATCTTAATTATCGAATGTAAACACTGGAAAGAAAGTGCAGATGCCCACAATTCGCAACTCCACAGATATTATCATGTTTCAAAGTCAAGATTTGGCATTTTAACGAACGGGATTGTCTACAATTTTTACACAGATCTTGAAAAACCTAATATCATGGATGAGAAACCATTTTTCACCATCAATATTGAAGATCTGAAAGACAGTTCCATTAAAATACTGGAAAGTTTTACTAAGAATGATTACAATCTGGAAAGTATTCTGGATTCCGCTGAAGCCTTAAAATACATAAGAGCTATTAGAAAAGAATTTGAAAAAGAAATAGAAAATCCTTCTGATGAAATCGTTAAGCTCCTGGTTAGTCGCTTTTTTGACAAATCTTTAACTGCAAGCAGAATGATTTCTTTTAAAGAGTATACAAAAAAGGCTCTGACAACTTCTATCAATGAATCCATCAGTTTCAGATTAAAATCTGCATTAAGCATTAATGAACAAATTGAAAAACAGGACGAGCCTGTAAAAACAACGCCAGTTGATCATAATAATGAATCGGGTATTGTCACTACAGAAGAAGAGCTGGAAGCATTCCAAATCGCAAAAGCTATTCTGAGGGAAAAAGTCCCATCTAATAGAATTGCTTACCGGGATACCTTATCTTATTTTGGAGTTTTACTCGATGATAACAATAGAAAGCCGCTTTGCAGGTTTCATTTCAACACAGCTAATAAATACATTGAAATGTTTCACAACGGAAAAGATGCCGGTGAAAAAATGCTGTTGACAAGCCTTGATGAAATATACAGTTTCAAAGACCAGCTCCTTAAAACATTAGAAAACTATTAA
- a CDS encoding tetratricopeptide repeat-containing sensor histidine kinase — MKKIKLITLLALTLISCKDESQKLLEKSSYENLDKAKKLRISGSIDSSYVYYAKAKEGLLSINDKVEAARALTNLAIIENDKGDYHASITSSIEAEKLLQNKNDSISKSIASPNYNSIAIASKNLKNFKDAIEYYNRAISISDNKVDSLSFYNNIGDSYLEQHDIKSAKIFFQRALQTTDSIDYARALNNLAKTKFIENNNYNPIPELLQAWKIRKHYKDNIGINSSLATIADYYIIKDKTKALSYAGEMYKIATQNKSPDDRIEALNKLIRLDPENHSENFHTYSFLTDSLHAARNNSKNQFALIRFGNEKLKTDIVRNEKRIMVLSLALGIVVLVTIIVSLWYKKRKEIEVKNTQLKMSKKVHDKVANKVYHVMSEVENTPDMDKETILDKLEGIYKISRDISYEDKDNILEANFSKQLSEMIKSYASENIKIPIIGNDESLWDDVPDNTKVELFYIIQELMTNMKKHSNADRVLINFERENNFITIIYSDNGIGMHTLLPKNGLQNTDNRINSVGGTINFDTKAERGLKITLSFPVKN, encoded by the coding sequence TTGAAAAAAATTAAACTGATCACCTTATTAGCTCTTACCCTAATAAGTTGTAAAGATGAGTCCCAAAAGCTACTTGAAAAAAGTAGTTATGAAAATCTAGATAAAGCCAAAAAACTAAGAATCTCCGGAAGTATAGATTCTTCATATGTTTACTATGCAAAGGCCAAGGAAGGATTATTAAGCATCAATGATAAAGTAGAAGCAGCCCGTGCCCTTACCAATCTTGCTATCATAGAAAATGACAAAGGCGATTATCATGCAAGTATTACAAGCTCTATAGAAGCTGAAAAACTATTACAAAACAAAAATGACAGCATTTCTAAAAGCATTGCATCTCCCAATTACAATTCTATTGCAATTGCCTCTAAAAACCTTAAAAACTTTAAAGATGCCATTGAGTATTACAATCGGGCCATTTCCATTTCAGATAATAAAGTAGATTCTCTAAGCTTTTATAATAATATTGGCGACAGTTATTTAGAACAACATGATATTAAATCAGCTAAGATTTTCTTCCAACGAGCACTTCAGACTACAGATAGTATAGATTATGCACGCGCATTAAATAACCTGGCCAAAACAAAGTTTATTGAAAACAATAACTACAACCCTATTCCCGAATTATTGCAAGCCTGGAAAATAAGAAAACATTATAAAGATAATATTGGAATTAATTCAAGTCTGGCAACGATTGCTGATTATTACATCATAAAAGATAAAACGAAAGCCCTTTCCTATGCTGGGGAAATGTATAAAATTGCAACGCAGAACAAAAGTCCGGATGACAGGATTGAGGCTTTAAATAAGTTAATAAGGCTTGATCCTGAAAATCATTCTGAAAATTTTCACACATACAGTTTTCTCACAGATAGTCTCCACGCTGCACGAAACAATTCTAAAAATCAGTTTGCTCTTATAAGATTCGGAAATGAAAAATTAAAAACTGATATTGTTCGTAATGAAAAGCGTATTATGGTATTATCTCTTGCTCTTGGCATAGTGGTTTTGGTTACTATAATTGTATCGCTTTGGTATAAAAAAAGGAAAGAGATCGAGGTCAAAAACACTCAACTAAAGATGTCTAAAAAAGTTCATGATAAAGTAGCTAATAAAGTATACCACGTAATGTCTGAAGTGGAGAACACCCCGGACATGGATAAAGAAACCATATTAGATAAGCTTGAAGGAATTTATAAAATTTCCCGGGATATTTCGTATGAAGATAAAGATAACATATTGGAGGCGAATTTTTCAAAACAGCTCTCAGAAATGATTAAATCTTATGCTTCAGAGAATATTAAGATCCCTATCATAGGAAATGATGAATCTTTATGGGATGATGTTCCGGATAATACTAAAGTTGAATTATTCTATATTATTCAGGAATTGATGACCAATATGAAAAAACACAGTAATGCAGACCGAGTACTTATCAATTTTGAACGGGAAAACAATTTTATTACTATTATATATTCTGATAATGGGATAGGTATGCACACTTTATTACCAAAGAATGGCTTGCAAAATACGGATAACCGTATAAATTCTGTGGGTGGAACTATTAATTTTGACACGAAAGCAGAAAGAGGATTGAAAATAACGCTTTCATTTCCAGTTAAAAATTAA
- a CDS encoding YegP family protein — MGKFIITKRKDQEFQFNLIGGNGENILTSEGYTQKASCHKGIESVRVNSQDDLKYDRRLSTDKKDYFVLKAGNGEIIGVSQLYSSRESMEKGIASVKSNSPTAEITDETLKN, encoded by the coding sequence ATGGGAAAATTTATTATTACTAAAAGAAAAGATCAGGAATTCCAGTTCAATCTTATAGGAGGAAATGGGGAAAATATATTAACCAGTGAAGGTTATACTCAAAAAGCTTCCTGTCATAAAGGAATAGAATCAGTCAGGGTTAATTCCCAGGATGATCTCAAGTATGATAGAAGATTATCAACAGATAAGAAAGATTACTTTGTTCTTAAAGCTGGAAACGGAGAAATTATAGGGGTAAGCCAGCTTTATAGTTCCAGGGAATCCATGGAAAAAGGAATTGCCTCCGTAAAAAGTAATTCTCCTACTGCTGAAATTACTGACGAAACACTTAAAAACTAA
- a CDS encoding ROK family protein: MSLIDLSKQVALGIDIGGTNTKFGVVNHRGEVLEKGSLKTDEYEKVEDFIDALYEHVSPLIEKHGTEKNFDGIGVGAPNANYYKGTIEQAPNLPWKGLIPFTDLMKAKFNLPCTITNDANAAALGEMLFGAARGMKDFIMITLGTGVGSGIISNGSLIYGHDGFAGELGHTIVKPGGRKHWSTGSEGSLEAYASATGIAITAKKMRAEFPESILNQYPEEAINSKTVHECALKEDPIAIEVFRYTGQKLGEALANFVMFSSPEAILLFGGVIKAGDFILKPAKLHMERNLLPIFRNKVKLVFSELDEADAAILGASALVWEKNRQNLFKIREAPDWVLFYLYQKSIKLLYHLWKFVGFVGTKFFIFIN; the protein is encoded by the coding sequence ATGTCATTAATAGATTTATCAAAACAGGTTGCCCTCGGAATTGATATCGGTGGAACCAATACCAAGTTCGGAGTAGTAAACCACCGCGGGGAAGTTCTTGAAAAAGGAAGTCTGAAAACCGATGAATATGAGAAAGTGGAAGACTTTATCGATGCTCTCTACGAGCACGTTTCTCCCCTGATCGAAAAACATGGTACAGAGAAAAACTTTGACGGAATAGGTGTAGGTGCACCTAATGCCAACTACTATAAAGGAACCATAGAACAGGCCCCAAATTTACCGTGGAAAGGTTTAATCCCGTTCACTGATCTGATGAAGGCCAAATTCAACCTGCCGTGCACCATCACCAATGATGCCAATGCCGCAGCTCTTGGAGAAATGCTTTTCGGAGCCGCAAGAGGGATGAAGGATTTTATTATGATCACGCTGGGAACCGGTGTAGGAAGCGGAATTATATCCAACGGAAGCCTGATCTACGGACATGACGGTTTCGCGGGAGAGCTGGGCCATACGATTGTAAAACCAGGCGGAAGAAAGCACTGGAGCACAGGATCTGAAGGAAGTCTGGAAGCCTATGCCTCAGCGACAGGAATTGCCATCACAGCCAAGAAAATGAGAGCGGAATTTCCGGAATCGATATTGAATCAATATCCTGAAGAAGCCATCAATTCTAAAACAGTTCATGAATGTGCCCTGAAAGAAGATCCCATCGCGATAGAAGTTTTCAGGTATACCGGACAGAAACTGGGGGAAGCTTTGGCTAATTTCGTGATGTTTTCATCCCCGGAAGCTATTCTTTTATTCGGTGGCGTGATTAAAGCGGGTGATTTTATACTGAAACCCGCAAAACTTCACATGGAACGAAACCTTCTTCCGATCTTCAGAAACAAGGTTAAATTGGTTTTCAGTGAGCTGGATGAAGCTGATGCAGCCATTCTTGGTGCGAGTGCACTGGTTTGGGAAAAAAATAGGCAGAATTTATTCAAGATAAGAGAAGCACCCGATTGGGTGCTTTTTTATTTATACCAAAAATCAATTAAACTACTTTATCATCTGTGGAAATTTGTGGGATTTGTGGGGACAAAATTTTTCATTTTTATTAATTAA